The DNA region cgggatagtggaagcggggcgctagggtttagaggaatcggcggcgctagggttagaagaagctgcggcgacacggtgagaatgaagtgagatagatagccgacgttgagaacgatggttgttcggaaatagtgggaattcgaatcgcctttgatatcgccggtgagagagaactgttagggtttctgttcgcggaaaatgaaaaaaaaaaaaaaaaaaatcaccttatatatgggtaaataatccggttagctttaaaagtacattggtaaactttaaggtttggtccgtttagacgacttattctggctgataatgtacatcagacgacctacatatttagtcgtctgggaacagaagactaaatattaagtcgtccaataccctaaaatgacccctaaactaaaatgactaaattaacttactaaccacgttataaaatcaaattatacttcaatagtgtttactatacacagaaagaacacgcctaggtaattttaaaaattttcaaaaaacggttttaatgcttttccaaaatctaaccctagaACACATACCAATACtaaacatatgttgatgaaacataaactaaagaatatcatgactcactactttcactcatctgggctgaaaacaattgaaatttgttatatattaatttatatctcttagaCATATTGTaatacataattccaatttttcacttattcaaatattttttacaaaattttaaattatgtttaagaataactgtccagacgacttaacttaaagtcgtctggacgacttattttcaagtcgtctgtttacagacgacttgcgaggggtagaaacgtaaaaaaaatccgtttttttgtttgttcacaaggagatagttgtaatttcaatagccttttaagttacttttgcctttgaccaagttggggtactctttttgGGTTTGCccgttttgagtcacaattggtaattctcccaaaNNNNNNNNNNNNNNNNNNNNNNNNNNNNNNNNNNNNNNNNNNNNNNNNNNNNNNNNNNNNNNNNNNNNNNNNNNNNNNNNNNNNNNNNNNNNNNNNNNNNatctatcggagatcttcctaatctccctgatgcacttcttaaaccctctttcatcatgtcacctagtccttgaacatgttttcttaactcctctctggtcacccaacacctcttctctagcctctttcgTGTGTAGCCTCTTCGTAGCCtcctgtaggagcctcttctctagcctctttagagcctctttaggagcctctttacgagctttcttccgaggtctctgattgtcttcctctcacctcctccacaacccaTCTcttttggctcttttcgatgaaagaagtcacaaacttgggttttgtaccagtgacttcccagcaatccatggtccctTCCagcggtctccgatcatacatcactttaatgatgttctccgcgggcacgtcatcaactcagcagtcccattttggccacattttcactaatgtcctttctcaacaaagttgatcacgcgggtctgcacaGGTAATAGAAGAAGAGATATCGAGTTAGagtatttgaaacaaaatatgaataggacgacttaattataagtcgtcaactaagtcgtccagggctggacgaccttccagaacgacttattataagtcgtctactaagtcgtccagctggacgaacctttccagacgacttataataagtcgtctactaagtcgtccagctggaagaccttccagacgacttataataagtcgtctactaagtcgtccagctggaagaccttccaagacgacttataataagtcgtctactaagtcgtccagctggaagaccttccagacgacttataataagtcgtctactaagtcgtccagctggaagaccttccagacgacttataataagtcgtctactaagtcgtcagctggaagaccttccggacgacttaaattaAGTgaaagatggaaaggtacctgactcaagatagcagctttcataaTCTGcgggcctctgctgccgtcgtaagccagaatcgggtggagacggactgtttgctctgggtagaccaatactagcacccaatcccgaatagttcgtacgcccagacctgaagaacttgtataaagccatccacggtgtaacagccagtaatatctttgttccacaaagagtccatcagcaccttaaacgcgactctcccccatggataattctcaaacctttctaaatccatcactacccttgcgagagtagctcgtgtagcgcttgagaactttttcccttcaatgaatccagtgaagatggaaaggtacgcgagtcgcttgcgatcttccctggaccaaatcccgcatctcttcagtgctgctatatCTGATCAgatacttggcccagcttcccgatgaactcccatcatctcccagaaagaaaccatctgtggggtaattcacattctggtgtctcaaggtcctcgatgtagtcgcagtttagaccagtgatgttttcaaactctaacagtgaaaacctcgcaggttctggaccaacgagacaccacatctcgtacttcttcttaatgttcCAGCTTTAAacccgagcaagtggtgaaccagccttgaagcccaaccaaatccctgctccttgaacttgatgaaaactcccaaatCTCGACtcccttgagctcttcaaattcagcatcagtgagagcttccctaagagcagtatgcaacttcgtgttatccgtatgatacgaaatgctattgtggggttctggctcttccctaatgtgtataacctacgggggatttctggaatatccatcctttttgtctgcaaaataatcaaagacaacaaatAGAagcagaacacaagctaaatcaatcacgccttaattgttactccagacgacttagtagacgacttaaaataagtcgtctagaaagtcgtccactggacgacttagttgacgacttatatttaagtcgtctggaaagtcttccaaatggacgtactaagtcgtccaggttgaagactttccagacgacttacttacaagtcttccagtagaaaaatttcaagcggacctgattagtcgcagaaggagttcgagtactcgtcattgtggttatagatctgaaaaataaacgtgaaacggtgagaatgagtaaattgaaagagacaacgtttttatgttcatcttttccacgagtttgatgacttaccggcgttagggtttacagagaaacggcgctacggtttacagagaagaagcggcggcgctagggtttagaagaagcggcggcgctagggtttagaagaaacggcggtgctagctagtgtttagagtaagcggcggtgagaacgttggtgagcacggtggcgagggcgacggtttgttcggaaatagtggaagcgggggcgctagggtttagaggaatcggcggcgctagggttagaagaagctgcggcgacaacggtgagaatgaagtgagatagatagccgacgttgagaacgatggttgttcggaaatagtgggaattcgaatcgcctttgatatcgccggtgagagagaactgttagggtttctgttcgcggaaaatgaaaaaaaaaaaaaaaaaaatcaccttatatattgggtaaataatccggttagctttaaaagtacattggtaaactttaaggtttggtccggtttagacgacttattctggctgataatgtacatcagacgacctaatatttagtcgtctgggaacagaagactaaatttaagtcgtccaataccctaaatgaacccctaaactaaaatgactaaattaacttactaaccacgttataaaaatcaaattatacttcaatagtgtttactatacacagaaacgaacacgcctaggtaattttaaaattttcaaaaacggttttaatgctttccaaaatctaaccctaagaacacatacaatactacaacatatgttgatgaaacataaactaaagaatatcatgactcactactttcactcatctgggctgaaaacaattgaaatttgtttatatattaatttatatctcttaagacatatgttaattacataattccaatttttcacttatcaaaatattttttacaaaattttttaaatatgtttaagaataactgtccagacgacttaacttaaagtcgtctggacgacttattttcaagtcgtctgtttacagacgacttgcgaggggtagaaacgtaaaaaaaaatccgttttttgtttgttcacaaggagatagttgtaatttcaatagccttttaagttacttttgcctttgacccaagttggggtactcttttgggtttgactccaagttttgagtcacaattggtaattctccctaaATAAAAtctgcactattattattatagtaatatatttaatGATGTGTATTATCGTTaaggtaatatattatataaaattattaagataACTGAAATATGGAAATACAATTAATGtaatactactattcatgtttccaaacaactttCATTTAGAATACTATACTTGTTTCAAACATCTCTAaaatgtacttcaactttaataatataaactagatcttgacccgccaaccgggcgggtattttattttattttttaagtttttttatatttataaatgataaatttgtaatatttaaacataaatttagattgaaattaacatttgtagttataaaaaaattaaaagtttaaaaaaatattttgatacaaattttaaattcctaattaaaataatatagagatggatcataactttttccaattccaaaatcttagcattcttaataaaaataaaataatttataaatacataaaatatataaacatatttgaaattaaaataaatttgttaaaaaaatcttacaccattgttgtttatttctatagtttgatccgtggtcgtataaatatttggtttcactttaatttttatctttgttctaatgataatatatatatatatatatatatatatatatatatatgtgtgtgtgtgtgtgtgtaaattaatatgtattacataattgttagtataacattttaaaacaaaattttatatattactttaaataattatattatgtgattttagtCGTCTATTATATTagagtgtatcatataaaaatctaatatttataactaattggacttatattataaaaatgttataccAACAATTTGTAAagagaatattttatattttatttatatgatatataaattgattttgatgtgtgattttattctattattttattaataaatattgaaaaatattaaatgttaacaaaaaatctattaggaaatttattttggttaatattcattctattaaagaaatctattatttaaattagtaaaaaaaaaaattaaatacttaaatctatcatttaaataaggaaaaacaaaaatttctactatctttgttactaaacaaaatttaatttttgtaaagactcatatctttgttaccaaacaaaagcttaaaatacttctactttaataagatagatatttaatATCTAGTGCATCcactcaaataatatatattatatttttaaaagtaacaaTTTTCTTAGTACAAATACTTTTGGTCTAAACTACTTACATTGTGAAACGGAAGAAGAAGTATTATTAACGCAATTTTAAATTAAGGGTACGAATGGTGACTAAGAAACGACGAGGAATAATGCATTTTCtaacgtttttaaaaaaatattatttacaaagaATAAATTTTTCTTCTGATTCTTTCATATTCCTTTTTgtagagaaataaaaaacaaaaatattcgtTGTTTTGAAAAGGAACAACCATTCCTTCTCATTCatgctattttattttttacgtTTATTTTCTATTCGTTCCTCTTGTTTCCACAATGGTCATCAGTAGGATCCTAAAAGTTTGTAAAAAATGTCAAAGAGGATCTTGTAATTAGAGATAGAAATCTTGAGACTCTTTATTTGGAATAACAATGAAGAAATTTTAGGAAATAAATCTATGACgctatgtttatttttatttcattttaaactGAAAGCATTATTTTTATCGAAATGAATCTGGTTATAACATATATGGTTTTTTCATCAAGATACTTTCCTATTTTTTGGCACCTTTCATCGGACTACTGATTTATTTCAATGTGTATGCATGCATGAGCAAGAGTATACACATGTCTTTAAAAATGCATGTAAAGTGTAACGGACCACAGAAGAGGATCCATACAAATACATCTCATCGCTTCCTCTACAATTCTCCGACACACACACACTGAGCAATGACGTCCGTTAACGTAAAGCTCCTTTACCATTACGTCATAACCAACCTTTTCAACCTTTGTTTCTTTCCGTTAACGGCGATCGTCGCCGGAAAAGCCTCTCAGCTTACCATAGACGATCTTCACCACTTACACTATTCCTATCTCCAACAAAATCTCATAACCATTGCTCCACTCTTTGCCTTCACcgttttcggttcggttctctACATCGCAACCCGGCCCAAACCGGTTTACCTCGTTGAGTACTCATGCTACCTTCCACCAACGCATTGTAGATCAAGTATCTCCAAGGTCATGGATATATTTTATCAAGTGAGAAAATCTGATCCTTCTCGTAACGGCACGTGTGATGATTCGTCGTGGCTTGACTTCTTGAGGAAGATTCAAGAACGTTCAGGTCTAGGCGATGAAACTCACGGGCCCGAGGGACTGCTTCAGGTCCCTCCCCGGAAGACTTTTGCGTCGGCGCGTGAAGAGACGGAGCAAGTAATCATCGGTGCGCTAGAGAATCTATTCGAGAACACCAAAGTCAATCCTAAAGATATAGGTATACTCGTGGTGAACTCAAGCATGTTTAATCCCACTCCTTCGCTCTCAGCGATGGTCGTTAATACTTTCAAGCTCCGAAGCAACGTGAGAAGCTTTAATCTTGGTGGCATGGGTTGTAGTGCTGGTGTTATAGGCATTGACCTGGCTAAGGACTTGTTGCATGTCCATAAAAACACGTATGCTCTTGTGGTGAGCACAGAGAACATCACTTATAACATTTATGCTGGTGATAATAAGTCCATGATGGTTTCAAACTGCTTGTTCCGTGTTGGTGGGGCAGCTATTTTGCTCTCCAACAAGCCTAGAGATCGTAGACGGTCCAAGTACGAGCTAGTTCACACGGTTCGAACGCATACCGGAGCTGACGACAAGTCTTTTCGATGCGTGCAACAAGGAGATGATGAGAGCGGCAAAACCGGAGTGAGTTTGTCCAAGGACATAACCGATGTTGCTGGTCGAACGGTTAAGAAAAACATTGCAACGTTGGGTCCTTTGATTCTTCCGTTAAGCGAGAAACTTCTTTTTTTCGTTACCTTCATGGGAAAGAAACTTTTCAAAGACAAAATCAAACATTACTACGTCCCGGACTTCAAACTTGCTATCGATCATTTTTGTATACATGCCGGAGGCAGAGCAGTGATCGATGTGCTGGAGAAGAACCTAGGCCTAGCACCGATCGATGTGGAGGCATCAAGATCAACGTTACATAGATTTGGAAACACTTCATCTAGCTCAATATGGTATGAATTGGCATACATAGAAGCAAAGGGAAGGATGAAGAAAGGTAATAAAGTTTGGCAGATTGCTTTAGGGTCAGGGTTTAAGTGTAACAGTGCGGTTTGGGTGGCTCTAAGCAATGTCAAGGCTTCGACAAAAAGTCCTTGGGAACATTGCATCGACAGATACCCGGTTAAAATTGATTCTGATTCAGCTAAGTCAGAGGTTCGTGTCCAAAACGGTCAGTCCTAATAAATGATGTCGTTTGCactctttcttttccttttattagttataataatttgatGGCTACGATGTTTTCTCTTGTTTGTTATGAATAAAGAATGCAATGGTGTTCTAGTATTCAATTGTTGtaagattttgaatttttgatacAATGGCTTCGAATGGTAACCAACCAACCACCTTGCATGCACTTTAACAGTACcaaaaagtttttatatatatctaaacaTTTTTGTTACTATTTAAACCGCAGTACACTTGTTTCACGGTTATTCTGCATGTTACCATTCGGATCAAAGAAAGGGATGCCCATAGAGCTCCAACTGATAGTTGAATAATGAGAAATTAATGATAGGTGTCAGAGAATTGGAGCATTACCCAAGAAGCATActtcagcaaaagaaaaaacaaatctaCTATGTTTTGACTTAAGTGCATatcatatatatactatatagtttttttttgtttttttagaattaatatatttactaatCCTTACGTTTTGTATTAAGTGTCGCTGTAGAGAAAATTTTCCATTACAAAATGCTCTCTCCGTGTTATTTTACTTGTCGTTCTAAACTTTAACAtacagattaataaaatatttaagtttgtatatttactagataaaaacatcattaccaatacacctagccagatttcaaccaatagaaaaatagcttagaatcaaaaatcaataaattttgcattgaaatcataaaacgacacttattttgaaacaaaaattttgttcTAAAATGACATCTAATTCAAGACGGATGGAGTAAGTATCAGTTAACATctcaatgcagaatttattaattttattatttagtttattttttctattggatgaaatataaatagatgtattgataatgatattttttatacagaaaatatataaacttaaataactttttaatttgtgtgCACAGATATAAAATGCCAATCCCCtaaactatatttgagaagtgattttgccacatgtcctctctacaatcattctcacaaaaataatatgacatggctattaaaattgatgacatgtcttatagattaatatgacatggacaattatatttaatgttaatttatatttttggtaaaatttttaaaatataataataattcatatattacatttattgtcgatttacatttttttagattttttagaatatagtaataactcataaatcatcattaaaataaatatattaaactatggCATTTccaatttcgaaatatcatttaattataaaagtttcaaatcccctagactatatttgagaagtgattttgccacatgt from Raphanus sativus cultivar WK10039 chromosome 8, ASM80110v3, whole genome shotgun sequence includes:
- the LOC108821204 gene encoding 3-ketoacyl-CoA synthase 18, whose product is MTSVNVKLLYHYVITNLFNLCFFPLTAIVAGKASQLTIDDLHHLHYSYLQQNLITIAPLFAFTVFGSVLYIATRPKPVYLVEYSCYLPPTHCRSSISKVMDIFYQVRKSDPSRNGTCDDSSWLDFLRKIQERSGLGDETHGPEGLLQVPPRKTFASAREETEQVIIGALENLFENTKVNPKDIGILVVNSSMFNPTPSLSAMVVNTFKLRSNVRSFNLGGMGCSAGVIGIDLAKDLLHVHKNTYALVVSTENITYNIYAGDNKSMMVSNCLFRVGGAAILLSNKPRDRRRSKYELVHTVRTHTGADDKSFRCVQQGDDESGKTGVSLSKDITDVAGRTVKKNIATLGPLILPLSEKLLFFVTFMGKKLFKDKIKHYYVPDFKLAIDHFCIHAGGRAVIDVLEKNLGLAPIDVEASRSTLHRFGNTSSSSIWYELAYIEAKGRMKKGNKVWQIALGSGFKCNSAVWVALSNVKASTKSPWEHCIDRYPVKIDSDSAKSEVRVQNGQS